The Klebsiella sp. RIT-PI-d genome contains the following window.
TTCGACGCTGTTAGGAAACTGGTCAGTATCCCAGCCCAGCTGCGGATCGCCACGGTTAGCATCGACGGAACCGAAAATCCCCAGCGCAATAGCCGACGCAATTTCATGATGGAAAGTATGTCCCGCCAGCGTTGCATGGTTCGCTTCAATATTCACTTTGATCTCTTTTTCCAGACCGAACTGCTTCAGGAAGCCGTAAACGGTGGCAACGTCATAGTCGTACTGATGCTTGGTCGGCTCCTGCGGTTTTGGTTCGATCAGCAGCGCGCCCTGGAAACCGATTTTGTGCTTATGCTCTACAACCATCTGCATGAAGCGGCCAATTTGCTCGCGCTCCTGGCGAAGGTCCGTGTTCAGCAGGGTTTCATAACCCTCACGCCCTCCCCACAGCACATAGTTTTCACCGCCCAGTTTGTGCGTGGCGTTCATTGCCGTGACGACTTGCGTGGCGGCCCAGCTGAAGATTTCTGGATCGGGATTCGTCGCCGCACCTGCACCATAACGTGGATGGGTAAAACAGTTCGCGGTTCCCCACAGCAGCTTCACCCCACTCTGCTGCTGTTTTTCGCCCAGGTAATCCACCATTTCAGCGAAGTTACTCAGATACTCTTTCAGCGATGCGCCTTCCGGGGAGACATCCACGTCATGGAAGCAGTAGTACGGCACATTGAGCTTGTGAAAAAATTCGAATGCTACGTCAGCTTTACGCTTTGCCAGTTCCAGCGCTTCACCCGACTTCTGCCACGGACGATCAAAAGAACCGACGCCAAACATATCTGCCCCGTTCCAGCAGAAGGTGTGCCAGTAGCAGGCGGCAAAACGCAGATGATCTTCCATGCGTTTGCCCAACACCAGCTCATCCGGGTTGTAATGGCGAAACGCCAGAGGATTTCTTGATTGTGGTCCTTCGTAACGAACGCGATCCAGTTGATCAAAATAAGCTTGCATAATGAACTCCATATTCAGAGACGCGGCGGGTAGTCATTTTGGTAGTAATACTGGAGTGTCCTTTCACCTTGCTCAATTACGTTATTTCACACTGCTATTA
Protein-coding sequences here:
- the xylA gene encoding xylose isomerase, giving the protein MQAYFDQLDRVRYEGPQSRNPLAFRHYNPDELVLGKRMEDHLRFAACYWHTFCWNGADMFGVGSFDRPWQKSGEALELAKRKADVAFEFFHKLNVPYYCFHDVDVSPEGASLKEYLSNFAEMVDYLGEKQQQSGVKLLWGTANCFTHPRYGAGAATNPDPEIFSWAATQVVTAMNATHKLGGENYVLWGGREGYETLLNTDLRQEREQIGRFMQMVVEHKHKIGFQGALLIEPKPQEPTKHQYDYDVATVYGFLKQFGLEKEIKVNIEANHATLAGHTFHHEIASAIALGIFGSVDANRGDPQLGWDTDQFPNSVEENALVMYEILKAGGLTTGGLNFDAKVRRQSTDKYDLFYGHIGAMDTMAMALKVAAQMVEDGELDKRVAKRYSGWNGELGQQILKGQLSLTDIAKYAEQHNLAPQHQSGHQELLENLVNGYLFNK